In a genomic window of Sporosarcina trichiuri:
- a CDS encoding TetR/AcrR family transcriptional regulator translates to MDKKKLQKGRMWKYFVEAATDIIKEEGTEHITIRKVADRAGYNSATIYNYFEEFSHLLFFASMRLMKEYTEEVARRIEQADSALAQYRAAWQCFSEYSFRSPEIFYTVFIRDLGDNPDNLLEKYYGFYPSDLVDVPEEIRSSLLEPSVEKRGNPILVRAVEEGSLAADKRDSLNEVTILIWQGMMMSFLNKRLDITAEEAHERTMTYILGIIGRETD, encoded by the coding sequence TTGGATAAGAAAAAGCTTCAAAAAGGGCGTATGTGGAAGTACTTTGTGGAGGCGGCGACCGATATCATAAAGGAAGAAGGCACAGAGCATATTACGATCCGGAAAGTCGCAGACCGTGCCGGGTATAACAGCGCGACCATCTACAACTATTTCGAGGAGTTCTCACATTTGCTGTTCTTCGCATCCATGCGGCTCATGAAGGAGTATACAGAGGAAGTGGCGCGACGGATCGAACAGGCGGACAGTGCGCTGGCGCAATACCGCGCCGCGTGGCAGTGCTTCTCCGAATACTCGTTCCGCAGCCCGGAAATCTTCTATACGGTATTCATCCGGGATCTCGGCGACAATCCCGACAACCTGCTTGAGAAATATTACGGCTTCTACCCTTCCGATCTGGTGGATGTGCCTGAGGAGATACGCAGCAGCCTGCTTGAACCGAGTGTCGAAAAGCGCGGAAATCCGATTTTGGTCCGTGCTGTGGAAGAAGGCAGCCTGGCGGCGGATAAGCGGGATTCACTGAATGAGGTAACCATCCTTATCTGGCAGGGCATGATGATGAGTTTCCTGAATAAGCGGCTGGACATTACTGCCGAGGAGGCCCACGAACGGACGATGACGTATATACTCGGCATTATCGGCCGGGAAACTGACTGA
- a CDS encoding adenylate/guanylate cyclase domain-containing protein — MGKQLELEQSQIIERPIAEVWDLLADTNRLNRSIGLFPVTFSPFRTEARRLFREARGKAYGLLDIQWKEHVFEWVKGSYYSIERNYTKGPVDRVIWKVAVEELTSLATRVTLSGLFVYKNGIGKLALKKGIIPQLLKTFEYAREAETDGHIPSGRKSSPANEVLLAEAKDHLYALGIREPLVDSLISTITTADDSEVTHMQPYRWAEEHGVAKEEAVDLFLLASDAGILDYEWNLMCPNCRVSKMQTAHLADVHNAVHCDLCGVDFDVDFDRYIEMRFKVNGALRETVSQVFCLNGPANSPQTAAQFRIGPGTTKTISWTPDKVDLQLRVLKHNFVVPFTHQHIGPYASLHISSDGFLETTVPQADEITIRNSTDEEMILAVETLEWDPYALTARDVTSMQLFRDLLPKEVLAAGMQIGVGKLTIMFTDLKDSTRLYEQAGDAAAYSDVQRHFTELGQIIRKHRGTIVKTIGDSVMAAFSNQIHALQAALDIQSSVDRLNTALRNPVTIKIGLHEGPVIAVNANGVLDYFGRTVNMAARVQQQSIGDDIVMDRQFYSAVAPGLGLHKAEPFTAALRGMSGDTELIRVT, encoded by the coding sequence TTGGGGAAACAACTGGAACTGGAGCAATCACAAATCATCGAAAGGCCGATCGCTGAAGTCTGGGATCTCCTGGCGGATACAAATCGGCTGAACCGTTCCATCGGATTGTTCCCGGTCACGTTTTCACCATTCAGGACGGAGGCTCGCCGGCTTTTCAGGGAAGCACGGGGCAAGGCATACGGACTGCTCGATATCCAATGGAAGGAGCACGTCTTCGAATGGGTGAAGGGATCGTATTATTCAATCGAACGCAACTATACGAAAGGGCCGGTGGACAGGGTCATATGGAAAGTGGCGGTCGAGGAATTGACCAGCCTGGCAACCCGGGTGACGCTGTCGGGTTTGTTCGTCTATAAAAACGGAATTGGGAAGCTCGCTTTGAAGAAAGGGATCATTCCGCAGCTTCTGAAGACGTTCGAGTATGCCAGGGAGGCGGAGACGGATGGACATATACCATCTGGCAGAAAGTCTTCTCCTGCCAATGAAGTATTGCTGGCAGAAGCGAAGGACCATCTGTATGCATTAGGCATCCGGGAACCGCTTGTCGATTCCCTGATCAGCACAATCACGACAGCTGATGATAGTGAAGTGACCCATATGCAGCCGTACAGGTGGGCGGAGGAGCATGGGGTGGCCAAAGAGGAGGCTGTCGATCTGTTTCTTTTGGCGAGTGATGCCGGCATTCTCGATTACGAATGGAACCTCATGTGTCCGAACTGCCGTGTCTCCAAGATGCAGACAGCCCATCTTGCGGATGTGCATAATGCGGTCCATTGCGATCTCTGCGGGGTCGATTTCGACGTGGATTTCGACCGCTATATCGAAATGCGATTCAAAGTCAACGGAGCGTTGAGGGAGACCGTTTCCCAAGTGTTCTGCTTGAATGGTCCTGCCAACTCACCACAGACGGCGGCCCAGTTCAGGATAGGTCCAGGTACGACGAAAACGATCAGCTGGACGCCTGACAAAGTGGACCTGCAGCTGCGTGTGCTGAAACATAACTTTGTGGTTCCGTTCACACATCAGCATATAGGACCTTATGCGTCACTGCACATAAGTTCCGATGGTTTCCTGGAAACGACTGTTCCGCAAGCAGACGAGATAACGATCAGGAACAGCACCGATGAGGAAATGATCCTGGCTGTCGAGACACTTGAGTGGGATCCCTATGCGCTGACCGCTCGGGATGTCACAAGCATGCAGCTGTTCAGGGACCTGCTTCCGAAGGAGGTCCTCGCAGCCGGCATGCAGATCGGCGTCGGCAAACTGACGATCATGTTCACCGATCTGAAAGATTCCACACGTCTCTACGAACAGGCTGGAGATGCGGCCGCATACAGTGATGTCCAGCGGCATTTCACGGAACTGGGACAGATCATACGCAAACACCGGGGGACGATCGTCAAGACGATCGGCGACTCCGTCATGGCGGCATTCAGCAATCAGATACATGCACTGCAGGCAGCTCTTGACATACAGTCATCGGTGGACCGTCTGAATACGGCACTCCGCAATCCGGTGACCATCAAAATCGGACTTCACGAAGGTCCGGTCATTGCCGTCAATGCGAACGGCGTACTGGATTACTTCGGCCGCACTGTCAATATGGCAGCACGGGTCCAGCAGCAAAGCATCGGGGATGACATCGTCATGGATCGACAGTTCTATTCGGCCGTTGCACCCGGGCTCGGTCTGCACAAAGCAGAACCGTTTACCGCAGCCCTCCGCGGCATGTCCGGTGATACCGAGCTCATCCGGGTCACATGA
- a CDS encoding GAF and HD-GYP domain-containing protein: MINQHTREVNRSKGAANSDILLATIFEYMGKMSLETDIHKMLLLLADLGTKLVQADRCTVWLHNRDRHTVWTVAGHGVERISIPDTSGFVGRSIQTGVTLNIGDAYLDEHFNKTVDLETGYRTRSILCMPISNQEGTIIGAFQAINKIGMPSFTANDEKILTFAATYAGKSLESFLLQDELAETQKEIIETLGELGESRSQETGNHVKRVAEYSYALAKLAGLPEEEAMELRYASPMHDIGKVAIPDAILLKPGKLTDAEYETMKKHAVYGYEIFRKSGRQLLKTAAIIAHQHHERWDGQGYPSGLKEDGIHVYGRITAVADVFDALGSDRVYKKAWPLEKIKAYFLEQRDRQFEGRLVDLFLDHLDEFLAIRNKYADRG, encoded by the coding sequence ATGATCAACCAACATACGCGGGAAGTGAACCGCTCCAAGGGGGCCGCGAACTCCGATATCCTCTTAGCCACTATTTTTGAATACATGGGAAAAATGTCACTGGAAACCGACATTCATAAAATGCTCCTTCTGCTCGCCGATTTAGGCACCAAGCTGGTGCAGGCTGACCGCTGCACCGTATGGCTGCATAATCGTGATCGGCATACAGTGTGGACTGTCGCTGGCCATGGTGTAGAACGGATCTCCATACCGGACACAAGCGGGTTTGTCGGCCGAAGTATCCAGACAGGTGTGACATTGAACATCGGAGATGCCTACTTAGATGAGCACTTCAACAAAACCGTCGACCTGGAGACGGGTTACAGGACACGTTCCATACTCTGTATGCCGATCAGTAATCAGGAAGGGACCATCATCGGCGCTTTCCAGGCCATCAACAAAATCGGCATGCCCTCCTTTACGGCTAATGATGAAAAAATATTGACGTTCGCTGCCACCTATGCGGGGAAATCCCTGGAATCCTTCCTTCTTCAGGACGAACTCGCAGAAACGCAGAAGGAGATCATCGAGACACTTGGCGAGCTCGGTGAAAGCCGTTCCCAGGAAACGGGCAATCACGTGAAACGGGTCGCAGAATATTCCTATGCCCTGGCAAAACTGGCAGGATTACCGGAAGAGGAAGCGATGGAGCTGCGGTATGCCTCCCCGATGCATGATATCGGCAAAGTCGCCATTCCGGACGCCATCCTGCTCAAACCCGGGAAGTTGACAGATGCGGAGTATGAAACGATGAAGAAACACGCTGTCTACGGCTATGAGATTTTCCGGAAATCGGGGCGTCAGCTGCTGAAGACGGCTGCCATCATTGCACACCAGCATCATGAACGGTGGGACGGTCAGGGATATCCGTCCGGACTCAAGGAAGACGGAATCCATGTATATGGAAGGATCACGGCTGTCGCTGACGTGTTTGACGCACTGGGCAGTGACCGTGTGTATAAGAAAGCATGGCCTCTCGAAAAAATAAAAGCATACTTCCTGGAGCAGCGTGACCGGCAGTTTGAAGGCAGACTCGTGGATCTGTTCCTGGACCATCTGGATGAGTTCCTCGCCATCCGGAACAAATATGCAGACAGAGGGTGA
- a CDS encoding DUF3307 domain-containing protein, which produces MTLFSYLLVGHLIGDYLLQTRWMAERKAAEWLPLLAHCLVYTIVIIGAFLIGSGSFSWIAAAFIFASHVFLDRRTFVAWWARNVMGTAGGKPAWLLIMADQVFHVIVLAVIAHFWS; this is translated from the coding sequence GTGACTTTATTCTCATATCTTCTGGTCGGTCATCTGATTGGTGATTACTTGCTGCAGACGCGCTGGATGGCAGAGCGGAAGGCAGCGGAATGGCTGCCGCTCCTGGCTCACTGCCTTGTGTATACCATCGTCATAATCGGTGCTTTCTTGATCGGCAGCGGGTCATTTTCCTGGATTGCGGCGGCTTTCATCTTTGCCAGCCACGTATTCCTTGATCGCCGGACGTTCGTTGCCTGGTGGGCGCGGAACGTCATGGGGACGGCAGGCGGTAAGCCTGCATGGCTGCTGATCATGGCCGATCAGGTTTTCCACGTCATCGTTTTAGCGGTCATTGCACATTTCTGGTCATGA
- a CDS encoding NAD(P)/FAD-dependent oxidoreductase, whose translation MSQSSVTDVTVIGGGPAGLYSAFYSGLRGMTARIIEFQPELGGKLHVYPEKMIWDIGGITPAPAADIIARLVEQGLTFDPEVVLNEKVVQIEKDADGLFTVTGHSGETHRSRTVILAIGGGILKPQKIEISGAERFEVTNLHYTVKSLQHFKGKRVLISGGGNAAIDWANELEPIAEQVMLTYRKCDLNGHEAQVEQLLQSKVECHFNTHITKLIASDDHHSVEKVELSDCTGGDAKLLEVDEIVINHGYEIDTSLIGGGGVQLELTADHRVAGTGMSATSVPGIFAAGDVLFHESKVTLIAGAFQDAANAVNSAKMHLDPEATQWGMVSSHNELFKERNKELVKQLIG comes from the coding sequence ATGTCACAATCATCAGTTACCGACGTTACGGTAATCGGCGGAGGGCCTGCCGGTCTCTATTCCGCATTCTACAGCGGGCTCCGCGGAATGACTGCGCGGATCATCGAATTCCAGCCGGAACTCGGCGGCAAGCTCCATGTCTATCCTGAGAAGATGATCTGGGATATCGGCGGCATTACCCCAGCACCGGCTGCAGATATCATCGCGCGTCTCGTTGAACAGGGGCTGACATTCGACCCTGAAGTGGTCCTCAATGAGAAGGTTGTCCAAATTGAGAAAGATGCAGACGGCTTGTTCACAGTGACCGGACATTCCGGTGAAACGCACAGAAGCCGGACGGTGATCCTTGCGATCGGCGGAGGGATCCTGAAACCCCAGAAGATCGAAATCAGCGGCGCTGAACGGTTTGAAGTGACGAACCTCCATTATACTGTTAAATCGCTGCAGCATTTCAAAGGTAAACGTGTTCTGATTTCAGGAGGCGGAAACGCGGCAATCGACTGGGCGAATGAGCTGGAGCCGATTGCAGAGCAAGTGATGCTCACCTATCGGAAATGTGATCTGAACGGCCATGAAGCCCAGGTCGAGCAGCTGCTGCAAAGCAAAGTGGAATGCCACTTCAATACCCATATTACAAAACTGATCGCTTCGGATGATCATCATTCCGTTGAAAAGGTGGAGCTCAGTGATTGTACGGGAGGAGATGCCAAACTGCTGGAAGTGGATGAAATCGTCATCAATCATGGATATGAGATCGATACATCCCTGATTGGAGGAGGCGGAGTGCAGCTTGAACTGACAGCGGATCACCGGGTAGCCGGTACTGGAATGAGCGCAACATCAGTTCCGGGAATTTTTGCAGCAGGGGATGTCCTCTTCCATGAGAGCAAGGTGACATTGATTGCCGGAGCCTTCCAAGATGCAGCGAATGCTGTCAACAGTGCGAAGATGCACCTGGATCCTGAAGCGACACAATGGGGTATGGTGAGTTCCCATAACGAACTGTTCAAGGAACGCAACAAGGAACTGGTCAAGCAGCTGATCGGCTGA
- a CDS encoding ABC transporter ATP-binding protein: protein MVRLATEQLQIAYGDQIIVDNMTVGIPNNQVTAIIGANGCGKSTFLKGMTRLIPRHSGKVLLDGADIAGEKTKALARRMAILPQTQEAASGLTVGELVSYGRFPYQSGLGRLTKADYEMINWAMTVTNTIQFRDRQVDALSGGQRQRVWIAMALAQETEIIFLDEPTTYLDMAHQLEVLELLENLNAEQGRTIIMVLHDLNQAARFADYLIAMKDGKVVKAGPAAEVIEPSVLREVFKIDAEIGVDPRSGKPMCITYDLLKGER from the coding sequence ATGGTGAGGCTGGCAACTGAACAACTTCAGATCGCATACGGAGATCAGATCATCGTAGACAATATGACCGTCGGTATTCCTAACAATCAGGTCACCGCGATTATTGGTGCGAACGGCTGCGGCAAGTCCACTTTCCTGAAAGGGATGACCCGTCTGATTCCCCGGCATTCCGGAAAAGTGCTCCTCGATGGTGCTGATATTGCAGGAGAAAAGACGAAAGCCCTTGCCCGCAGGATGGCGATCCTGCCGCAGACGCAGGAGGCCGCAAGCGGCCTGACGGTCGGAGAACTCGTTTCCTACGGCCGCTTCCCCTACCAGTCAGGTCTCGGCCGTCTGACGAAAGCCGACTACGAGATGATCAACTGGGCGATGACCGTCACCAACACGATCCAGTTCCGGGACCGTCAAGTGGACGCCCTGTCCGGCGGTCAGCGTCAGCGGGTCTGGATTGCGATGGCGCTCGCCCAGGAGACCGAGATCATCTTCCTGGATGAACCGACGACCTACCTGGATATGGCCCATCAGCTCGAAGTGCTGGAACTGCTGGAGAACCTGAACGCCGAGCAGGGCCGCACCATCATTATGGTGCTCCACGACTTGAACCAGGCGGCACGGTTCGCCGACTATCTGATCGCCATGAAAGATGGGAAAGTCGTAAAGGCGGGACCGGCGGCCGAGGTCATCGAACCGTCCGTCCTGCGCGAAGTTTTCAAAATCGATGCGGAGATCGGTGTGGACCCTAGGAGCGGTAAACCTATGTGCATCACCTATGATCTGCTAAAAGGAGAACGTTGA
- a CDS encoding iron-hydroxamate ABC transporter substrate-binding protein, producing MKKLTLVFTLLLVLVLGACSSGSNDSSKKEKEPVKSEENKTGTITYESENGPVEVPADPKRVVVLSGFAGHVMALDVPIVGVDSWSKDNPRFQDTLKDAQEVTDEDLEKILELEPDLIIGYSTTNNLDRLKEIAPTVTYTYNKLDYLAQFEEIGKLLNQEQEAKDWVADFKDRAHKAGEEVKAKIGEDKTVSVIENFEKQLYVFGDSWGRGTEILYQEMKLKMPEKVKADTEKEGYFDLSAEVLPEYMGDYVILSKNGAADNSFMETESFKNTEAAKNGHVFVANADEFYFNDPLSLDYQLEFFKENFLK from the coding sequence ATGAAGAAACTTACACTCGTATTCACCCTGCTGCTCGTGCTCGTCCTGGGCGCCTGTTCGTCAGGCAGCAATGACAGCAGCAAGAAGGAGAAAGAACCGGTTAAATCCGAGGAGAATAAGACCGGCACGATCACTTATGAATCCGAAAACGGACCTGTGGAAGTTCCGGCAGATCCGAAACGGGTCGTCGTCCTGTCCGGGTTCGCCGGTCACGTAATGGCGTTGGATGTGCCGATTGTCGGCGTTGACTCCTGGTCGAAAGACAATCCGCGTTTCCAGGACACGCTGAAGGACGCTCAGGAAGTGACAGATGAGGATCTGGAGAAGATCCTCGAACTGGAACCCGACCTGATCATCGGATACTCCACGACGAATAATCTCGATCGGCTGAAAGAAATCGCACCGACGGTCACTTACACGTATAACAAGCTCGACTACCTGGCACAGTTCGAAGAAATTGGCAAGCTGCTGAACCAGGAACAGGAAGCGAAAGACTGGGTCGCCGACTTCAAAGATCGCGCACACAAAGCCGGTGAAGAAGTCAAAGCGAAGATCGGCGAGGACAAGACCGTATCTGTCATCGAGAATTTCGAAAAGCAGCTGTATGTCTTCGGCGACAGCTGGGGCCGCGGAACGGAGATCCTCTATCAGGAGATGAAGCTGAAGATGCCTGAAAAGGTTAAAGCGGATACTGAGAAAGAAGGCTATTTCGATCTGTCGGCGGAAGTCCTGCCTGAATACATGGGCGACTACGTCATCCTCAGTAAGAACGGCGCCGCTGATAATTCCTTCATGGAAACGGAGTCCTTCAAGAATACGGAAGCCGCCAAAAACGGGCACGTATTTGTAGCGAATGCAGATGAGTTCTACTTCAACGATCCGCTGTCGCTCGATTACCAGCTGGAATTCTTCAAAGAGAACTTCTTGAAATAA
- a CDS encoding FecCD family ABC transporter permease, with the protein MNKTASFGVKILLAAAALAAVFFGAVMLGAAPVSVSDLFGAVTGGATKNNLLLREIRIPRELAALFVGSALAVSGAIMQGMTRNPLADPGLLGLTGGANAALAAAYAFFPSLSTIGIMAACFIGSAGGAGIVFGIAAVQRGGFSPFRLVLAGAAVSAFFLAVGQGIGIFFRVAKDISMYTAGGVNGTTWHQLQLIVPVIVIGILISLLLSKQLTLLSLSEEVAVGLGQHTLRIKVLLFILLTVLAGAAVALVGNLAFVGLMIPHITRAVVGTDYRFILPMSALIGGMFMVLADTLGRTLNAPYEISTAALVSVIGLPFFLIIVKKGGRAFS; encoded by the coding sequence ATGAACAAAACCGCTTCATTTGGCGTGAAAATATTGTTGGCCGCAGCCGCTCTTGCCGCTGTCTTCTTCGGCGCTGTGATGCTCGGTGCGGCACCTGTCTCGGTATCCGATCTGTTTGGGGCGGTCACCGGGGGCGCAACGAAAAACAACCTGCTGCTGCGGGAAATCAGGATTCCGCGCGAACTGGCCGCCCTTTTCGTCGGATCGGCCCTTGCAGTCTCCGGGGCAATCATGCAGGGAATGACCCGGAACCCGCTCGCGGATCCGGGGCTTCTCGGCCTCACGGGGGGCGCGAACGCGGCCCTGGCTGCCGCGTATGCCTTCTTCCCTTCCCTGTCGACGATCGGCATCATGGCTGCCTGTTTCATCGGCTCTGCCGGCGGAGCGGGAATCGTTTTCGGTATCGCCGCTGTGCAACGCGGCGGGTTTTCACCGTTCAGGCTTGTCCTGGCCGGCGCAGCGGTTTCCGCCTTCTTCCTTGCTGTCGGACAGGGGATCGGCATTTTCTTCCGTGTTGCCAAGGACATCTCCATGTATACCGCGGGTGGTGTCAACGGAACGACCTGGCACCAGCTGCAGCTGATCGTCCCGGTCATCGTGATCGGAATCCTCATCAGCCTGCTGCTGTCGAAACAGCTGACCCTCCTGAGCCTGAGCGAGGAAGTCGCAGTCGGCCTCGGCCAGCACACGCTGCGCATCAAAGTGCTGCTGTTCATCCTGCTGACGGTTCTGGCAGGAGCGGCGGTCGCACTTGTCGGAAACCTGGCGTTCGTCGGCCTGATGATCCCCCATATCACACGGGCGGTCGTCGGCACGGATTACCGGTTCATCCTGCCGATGTCCGCACTGATCGGCGGTATGTTCATGGTGCTTGCGGACACATTGGGGAGGACGCTGAACGCACCATATGAGATTTCGACAGCGGCACTAGTCTCCGTCATCGGTCTGCCGTTCTTCCTCATCATCGTGAAGAAAGGAGGCAGGGCCTTCTCATGA
- a CDS encoding FecCD family ABC transporter permease has protein sequence MISAQLKRRQRIYLTLFLILTAATAAAAMTIGPASIEPGRILPALFGDGTFKEDFVLFSIRLPRVFITFLAGAALALSGSLLQGITRNDLADPGIIGINSGAGLAIAVLFLFIPVEAGKFVYLLPVVGFAGALLTAVLIYLFAWDRKTGLQPVRLVLIGVGFSLALSGAMIVLMSSAEQQKVDFIAKWIAGNVWGSDWTFVLALAPWLIILVPFAFYKASRLNLLSLSEPVAIGIGVSVQKERTILLLTAVALAASAVSVTGGIAFIGLMAPHIAKALVGPRSQLHLPLSIVLGGWLLLFADTLGRNITDAGTIPAGLAVALIGAPYFLYLLMKK, from the coding sequence ATGATATCTGCACAGCTGAAACGGCGGCAGCGCATCTACCTGACACTGTTCCTCATTCTGACTGCAGCGACCGCTGCCGCCGCTATGACCATCGGACCCGCTTCCATCGAGCCCGGGCGCATCCTGCCTGCCCTGTTCGGTGACGGGACATTCAAAGAGGACTTTGTCCTGTTCTCCATCCGTCTGCCCCGGGTTTTCATCACGTTCCTCGCCGGGGCGGCGCTGGCCCTTTCCGGCTCCCTCCTGCAGGGCATCACCCGGAATGATCTTGCGGATCCCGGTATCATCGGCATCAATTCCGGTGCCGGCTTGGCAATTGCCGTGCTATTCCTGTTCATCCCTGTTGAAGCCGGGAAATTCGTCTATCTGTTGCCGGTCGTCGGGTTCGCCGGCGCACTTCTGACAGCGGTGCTCATCTATCTGTTCGCCTGGGACCGGAAGACCGGTCTGCAGCCGGTCCGTCTCGTGCTGATCGGCGTCGGCTTCTCATTGGCGCTGTCTGGTGCGATGATCGTTCTAATGTCGTCCGCTGAACAGCAGAAGGTGGATTTCATAGCGAAGTGGATCGCCGGCAATGTATGGGGGTCCGACTGGACGTTCGTCCTGGCGCTTGCTCCATGGCTGATCATACTCGTACCATTTGCGTTTTATAAAGCGAGCCGGCTAAACCTGCTGTCCCTCAGCGAGCCGGTGGCTATCGGGATCGGCGTCTCCGTTCAAAAGGAACGCACCATCCTACTGCTGACGGCTGTCGCGCTCGCCGCTTCCGCAGTATCTGTCACAGGAGGAATTGCGTTCATCGGACTGATGGCGCCCCATATCGCCAAGGCGCTCGTCGGTCCGCGCAGCCAGCTGCATCTGCCGCTCTCCATCGTCCTCGGCGGATGGCTGCTGCTGTTCGCCGACACGCTCGGCCGCAACATCACGGATGCCGGCACGATCCCTGCAGGTTTGGCAGTGGCTCTCATTGGCGCTCCGTATTTCCTATATCTGCTCATGAAAAAATGA
- a CDS encoding SDR family NAD(P)-dependent oxidoreductase: MGRLEGKVAIITGGAGGIGSGMAKAYVKEGAVVAIVDLNPETGKAMEKELQAVQPDSMFIQADLTDRAKLKDIIKEVTDRYGRLDILINNAHASRQALIEDVKQEDLDFSFNTGFYPTFYLMQAALPFLKKSKGTIINFSSGAGINGDVMQSTYAAAKEAIRAITRVAANEWGQYGINVNLISPIANSPGIQQWKKDQPDAYDKMINNIPMRRLGELEGDIGRVAVFLGSEDASYITGQTIMVDGGATKLR, from the coding sequence ATGGGAAGATTAGAGGGTAAAGTAGCGATCATCACAGGCGGTGCCGGCGGCATCGGCAGCGGTATGGCGAAAGCTTATGTAAAAGAGGGTGCAGTCGTAGCGATTGTGGACCTGAATCCTGAAACCGGGAAAGCGATGGAGAAGGAGCTGCAGGCGGTTCAGCCGGACAGCATGTTCATCCAGGCGGATCTGACAGACCGTGCAAAATTGAAGGACATCATCAAGGAAGTGACTGACCGGTATGGCCGTCTCGATATCCTCATCAACAACGCGCACGCATCCCGTCAGGCTCTGATCGAGGATGTGAAACAGGAAGACCTGGACTTCTCGTTCAATACAGGATTCTATCCGACATTCTACCTGATGCAGGCAGCGCTGCCATTCTTGAAAAAATCAAAAGGAACGATCATCAACTTCTCATCTGGCGCAGGCATCAACGGAGATGTCATGCAGTCCACGTACGCGGCAGCGAAAGAAGCAATCCGCGCGATTACACGGGTTGCAGCTAACGAGTGGGGCCAATACGGTATCAACGTCAACCTTATCTCGCCGATTGCAAATTCGCCAGGTATCCAGCAGTGGAAAAAAGATCAGCCAGACGCATATGATAAGATGATCAATAACATTCCAATGCGCCGTCTTGGCGAATTGGAAGGAGACATCGGCCGTGTGGCGGTATTCCTCGGCAGTGAAGATGCTTCCTACATCACCGGTCAGACAATCATGGTCGACGGCGGAGCAACAAAATTACGGTAA